The Podospora bellae-mahoneyi strain CBS 112042 chromosome 7, whole genome shotgun sequence genomic sequence GACAGCTTAAGAGCATTGTTGCCTTTGGACTCGAATATCTCgaggggagtgggatgttGCCTATACTCAGACATTGGGGTCTAAAGAGGGGAAGCGCGGGGTACCGAAACAGCACAACAGCATGCAGACTTCACAAGCCACACGGGCTACTTGTTCAGAAAGAGGGCGACAGACGGCTAACGTTTTATTTTACAGAGTTGGTGTTTTTTCCACCCTCACAAACTCTTACGCCCTCGTGGCGGTCGGTGCCAGCGAAAACTTCTACAGCGTGTTCGAGGCCGAGCTCCAGGATGTCATTCCCATCTGCAGAACGACGATTGCCGGCACGCGGATCATTGGGCGGTTAACAGCTGGGTATGTTGTCGACTCTCTCAACATATTCTAGTCCTGCGACTGAGCTAACAATGAAAAAAAAGTAACCGAAAAGGTCTTCTCgtccccaccacaaccaccgaCCAAGAACTCCAACACCTCCgcaactccctccccgacgAAATCCGCATACAGCGCATCGAGGAGCGTCTCTCGGCCCTCGGCAACGTCATCGTCTGCAACGACCACACAGCCCTCGTCCACCCCGATCTAGAGCCTGAGACGGAAGAGATCATCGCTGATGTCCTCGGTGTGGAAGTTTTCAGGCAAACCATTGCCGA encodes the following:
- the TIF6 gene encoding Eukaryotic translation initiation factor 6 (EggNog:ENOG503NW87; COG:J; BUSCO:EOG092644O2), whose translation is MAVRAQFENSNEVGVFSTLTNSYALVAVGASENFYSVFEAELQDVIPICRTTIAGTRIIGRLTAGNRKGLLVPTTTTDQELQHLRNSLPDEIRIQRIEERLSALGNVIVCNDHTALVHPDLEPETEEIIADVLGVEVFRQTIADHVLVGTYMALSNQGGLVHPKTSIQDQDELSSLLQVPLVAGSVNRGSNVIGGGMVVNDWMAVTGLDTTAPELSVIESVFRLGEGAAPGAINTTMKETMVESFY